A genomic stretch from Sulfurihydrogenibium azorense Az-Fu1 includes:
- a CDS encoding TonB-dependent receptor plug domain-containing protein, with protein MKKVVVLLASIFIINTTFAQEDITTLLDKYEEAADLSNRTKVESLGHYITITRKDLEIMQANTLSDILKSLKLHSYIPNTFGVYQLIAAGLPAGLNTSYRLFIDDHEVSSIHTDNPFLLYDNYPLDAIDHIEIYLGAGAVRIGNEPSILIIKLYTKDPKRENSTTIKGLLDTRKGYSYSFTDARPIKENISYLVSIYKGYNNYKTYHYNNNPLNRDSQSVFGIFKLNYYDTQLTFNFARVNRDAFKGLAVDISPDISNTQSQDFYISLTQKLLEDKSLTFNISYDYNERKGEFENKFNEGGIFVLPVYNPSSLIPYYYYEKRNLKKYIFYISKEFKTDNNALLIGASYKIKQNDVEKADYKAFTLSGFTSGSIKDFLKFNRIDLYTVFAENQYNVNEKNLIFLSLKYDYYRRENLPDIKEFIARIGHTSFITHNLYIKSFITKTYIPPSFYELEQSQNPKDLKVEKMKGFSSEIVYEKDKSILKLFYGYTYAKDLIYFTPNGTINWRGIPSHLLDFEYTYKITPDNKIVFDIFKTFIQSSKMSSTFGGSIKSFNSFDRLDLYGELIYRNGFEVFDKKINSTYNLNIGLIYNFDRNLSIRAKGENLLNSSYKTVLFGYPNQVGIFDAYDRKLTIGIEKVF; from the coding sequence ATGAAAAAAGTAGTGGTATTATTAGCAAGTATTTTTATAATTAACACTACATTTGCCCAAGAAGATATAACAACTTTACTGGATAAGTACGAAGAAGCTGCAGACCTTTCCAACAGAACAAAAGTTGAAAGTCTTGGACATTACATAACAATAACAAGAAAAGATTTAGAGATAATGCAGGCAAATACCCTGTCTGACATTTTAAAATCTTTAAAACTTCACTCCTACATTCCAAACACTTTCGGAGTTTATCAGTTGATCGCTGCTGGCTTACCTGCCGGTTTAAACACTTCTTATAGACTTTTTATAGACGACCACGAGGTAAGTTCAATACATACAGACAATCCATTTCTACTCTACGACAACTATCCCTTAGATGCCATAGACCACATAGAAATATATCTTGGAGCAGGAGCTGTAAGAATTGGTAATGAACCTTCAATATTAATCATAAAACTATACACAAAAGACCCTAAAAGAGAAAACTCTACAACAATTAAAGGATTATTGGATACAAGAAAAGGTTATTCTTACAGCTTTACAGATGCAAGACCTATAAAAGAAAACATCTCTTACCTTGTAAGTATTTATAAAGGATACAACAACTATAAGACTTACCACTACAATAACAACCCTCTAAACAGAGACTCCCAATCAGTTTTTGGTATTTTTAAACTTAATTACTACGACACTCAACTTACATTTAACTTTGCAAGGGTAAACAGAGATGCATTTAAGGGATTGGCAGTTGACATTTCTCCAGACATATCTAACACACAATCTCAAGATTTCTACATATCCCTTACCCAAAAACTACTTGAAGACAAATCCCTAACCTTTAACATCTCCTATGATTACAACGAAAGAAAAGGAGAGTTTGAAAATAAATTTAATGAAGGTGGTATTTTTGTTTTACCTGTATATAACCCATCTTCATTAATCCCTTACTACTATTATGAAAAAAGAAACTTAAAAAAATACATATTCTATATATCAAAAGAGTTTAAAACAGACAACAACGCCCTACTAATAGGAGCTTCATACAAAATAAAACAAAATGATGTGGAAAAAGCTGATTATAAAGCGTTTACTTTATCAGGATTTACATCAGGCTCTATTAAGGACTTTCTTAAATTCAACAGAATAGACCTTTACACAGTTTTTGCTGAAAACCAGTACAATGTAAATGAAAAAAATCTCATATTTTTAAGTCTAAAATACGACTACTACAGAAGAGAGAATCTACCAGATATAAAAGAGTTTATAGCAAGAATCGGACACACGTCTTTTATAACCCATAACCTTTACATAAAAAGTTTTATAACAAAAACCTACATACCACCATCTTTCTATGAATTAGAACAATCTCAAAATCCAAAGGACTTAAAAGTAGAGAAGATGAAAGGTTTTTCTTCTGAAATTGTTTATGAGAAAGATAAAAGTATTTTAAAGCTTTTTTATGGCTACACCTACGCTAAGGATTTAATATATTTTACTCCAAATGGTACTATAAACTGGAGAGGTATCCCATCCCATCTTTTAGATTTTGAATACACTTACAAAATAACTCCAGATAACAAGATAGTATTTGATATATTTAAAACTTTTATACAATCTTCAAAGATGAGCTCTACATTTGGAGGCTCCATAAAAAGCTTTAACTCTTTTGACAGATTAGACCTTTATGGAGAGTTAATATATAGAAATGGTTTTGAAGTTTTCGACAAAAAAATTAATTCAACATATAATTTAAACATTGGACTTATTTACAATTTTGACCGAAATTTAAGTATTAGAGCAAAAGGAGAAAACTTATTAAACAGTTCCTACAAGACTGTTTTATTTGGTTATCCTAACCAAGTTGGTATATTTGATGCATACGATAGAAAGTTAACAATAGGTATAGAAAAGGTATTCTAA
- a CDS encoding histidine phosphatase family protein, protein MKYIYLCRHGESEYNAKKIVQGHIDTQLTEKGIKQAKALGEFLKDKNIQKIVSSDLKRAYQTAKTVADILGLQVNVDERVREMHFGTWEGLSYDWIYQNAKDHFYNWLSNPVKHPLPKQEDPHHFEKRLRLFWEDIKKSKEENILIVGHGGSIQGLLCIVMNLGIECLWKFRHDNTGLSLVLSNNSKDEVKFINLSFHTEKDFRLL, encoded by the coding sequence ATGAAGTACATATACCTTTGCAGACACGGAGAAAGTGAGTACAACGCAAAAAAGATAGTTCAGGGACACATAGACACTCAGCTGACTGAAAAAGGCATAAAACAGGCCAAAGCACTGGGAGAGTTTTTAAAAGATAAAAACATCCAAAAGATAGTATCATCAGATTTAAAAAGAGCTTACCAAACTGCTAAAACAGTAGCAGATATTTTAGGCTTACAAGTTAATGTAGATGAAAGAGTTAGAGAGATGCACTTTGGCACGTGGGAAGGATTATCTTACGACTGGATATACCAAAACGCAAAAGATCATTTTTACAACTGGCTTTCTAACCCCGTAAAACATCCACTACCAAAACAAGAAGACCCACACCATTTTGAAAAAAGACTAAGACTCTTCTGGGAAGATATAAAAAAATCCAAAGAGGAAAACATACTGATTGTAGGACACGGAGGTTCTATCCAAGGATTACTTTGTATAGTGATGAACTTAGGTATAGAATGCTTGTGGAAGTTTAGACACGACAACACAGGATTATCTCTTGTATTATCAAACAACTCAAAAGACGAAGTTAAGTTTATAAATCTTTCCTTCCATACCGAAAAAGATTTTAGATTACTATAA
- a CDS encoding N-acetyltransferase: MSLRKAKVKDAESIFKILQHFALKEVLLPRSLNSIYENIRDFYVYEVGGKIVGVGSLHVYWEDLAEIKSLAVLEDYQNHGIGRKIVEACLEDAKQLGIKKVFALTYVPSFFEKLGFKITDKSNFPQKVWTECIHCVKFNDCKEVPVVIQL; this comes from the coding sequence TTGAGCCTGAGAAAAGCGAAAGTTAAAGACGCAGAGAGTATTTTTAAAATACTTCAACATTTTGCATTAAAAGAAGTTCTACTTCCAAGAAGTTTAAACAGTATATACGAAAACATTAGAGATTTTTATGTGTATGAAGTTGGCGGTAAAATCGTAGGAGTTGGGTCTTTACACGTATACTGGGAAGACTTGGCAGAGATAAAGTCTTTAGCCGTCTTAGAAGATTACCAAAACCACGGTATAGGAAGAAAAATTGTTGAGGCTTGTTTAGAAGATGCAAAACAACTTGGTATAAAGAAAGTTTTTGCACTAACCTACGTTCCCTCTTTTTTTGAAAAGTTAGGATTTAAAATTACAGATAAATCAAACTTTCCACAGAAAGTCTGGACAGAGTGTATCCACTGTGTAAAATTCAACGACTGTAAAGAAGTTCCAGTGGTGATCCAGCTATGA
- the lon gene encoding endopeptidase La, whose amino-acid sequence MEEKFLELPSKYPLIPTRDLVVFPYMVMPLFIGRPFSIKAVEEAIDNNNRYIFLALQKDKDIEKPSLKDIHEIGVVATIIRMMKLEDERLKVLVQGVTRGRIKQLRKTNGYYEVEVDIIEDEEVEETIEIEALKHSTRDLIDKAISLGKQIIPDLVEIIKSIEEPGRLADVVASVLDLKPEEAQEILYILDPVERLRVVHDKLLKEVGILELQHKIRVSAREAIEKDQREYFLRQQIKAIQEELGEKDERKEEIENYRKKIEESGMPDYVKEEAEKQLKRLEKMHPDSAEAGVIRTYLDWLVELPWNKRTKDRLDLKLAKKILDEDHYDLEKIKERILEYLAVLKLKKQKTKDQSIKGPILCFVGPPGVGKTSLGKSIAKALGRKFIRISLGGVRDEAEIRGHRRTYVGALPGKIIQAIKQAGTKNPVIMLDEVDKIGLDFRGDPTAALLEVLDPEQNREFVDHYLGVPFDLSEVMFICTANRIDTISRPLLDRMEVIRLSGYSEEEKLMIAKKYLIPKQLKENGLDEKTVEFTDKAIQFIIRGYTREAGVRNLERQIGSIIRKIAKEIVEKGKKKKYKITEKTVKKLLGSPIYTLEKEEKDEVGVVTGLAWTEVGGEILKIEATKMPGKGNLILTGSLGDVMKESAKIAYSYVKSKAQELGIDPEDFNKYDVHVHVPAGAIPKDGPSAGIAITTAITSLLSGRPVRSDVAMTGEITLTGKVLPIGGLKEKILAAKRAGIKNVILPKGNKEEVMSDLPAYVRKSVNLIFVDHIDEVLKIALKDKKIEPEKSES is encoded by the coding sequence TAATGCCCCTTTTTATAGGAAGACCTTTTTCTATAAAGGCAGTAGAAGAAGCTATAGATAATAACAATAGATACATATTCTTAGCTCTTCAAAAAGATAAAGATATAGAAAAACCTTCTTTAAAAGATATTCACGAGATAGGAGTAGTAGCCACTATCATAAGAATGATGAAACTTGAAGACGAAAGATTAAAAGTTTTAGTCCAAGGTGTAACAAGAGGAAGGATAAAACAGTTAAGAAAGACAAACGGATACTATGAGGTAGAAGTTGATATCATAGAAGATGAAGAAGTAGAAGAAACAATAGAAATAGAAGCACTTAAACACTCAACTCGAGACCTTATAGACAAAGCTATATCCCTTGGAAAACAGATAATTCCAGATTTAGTAGAAATTATAAAATCTATAGAAGAACCGGGAAGACTTGCAGATGTTGTTGCATCGGTTTTAGACTTAAAGCCAGAAGAAGCTCAAGAGATACTTTACATCCTTGACCCGGTAGAAAGGTTAAGAGTCGTTCATGATAAACTCTTAAAAGAAGTAGGAATATTAGAACTACAGCATAAAATAAGAGTATCAGCCAGAGAAGCTATAGAAAAAGACCAGAGAGAGTATTTCTTAAGACAACAGATAAAAGCAATCCAAGAAGAGCTTGGAGAAAAAGACGAAAGAAAAGAAGAGATAGAAAATTACAGAAAGAAAATAGAAGAGTCTGGAATGCCAGATTACGTAAAAGAAGAAGCTGAAAAACAGCTTAAAAGACTTGAAAAGATGCATCCAGACTCTGCTGAAGCTGGCGTTATAAGAACTTACCTTGACTGGTTAGTAGAGCTTCCATGGAACAAAAGGACTAAAGACAGACTTGATTTAAAACTTGCAAAGAAAATATTAGATGAAGACCACTATGACCTTGAAAAGATAAAAGAAAGAATCTTAGAGTATCTAGCAGTACTAAAACTAAAGAAACAAAAAACCAAAGATCAATCTATAAAAGGCCCTATTCTATGTTTTGTAGGACCACCGGGAGTAGGTAAAACTTCACTTGGAAAATCAATAGCAAAGGCATTAGGTAGAAAGTTTATAAGAATATCCTTAGGTGGTGTAAGGGATGAAGCAGAAATAAGAGGACACAGAAGAACATACGTAGGAGCTCTCCCCGGAAAGATAATTCAAGCTATAAAACAAGCAGGAACAAAAAATCCTGTTATAATGCTTGATGAAGTAGATAAGATAGGTTTAGACTTTAGAGGAGACCCTACAGCTGCATTACTTGAAGTTTTAGACCCAGAGCAAAATAGAGAGTTTGTTGACCATTACCTTGGAGTTCCTTTTGACCTTTCAGAAGTGATGTTTATATGCACCGCAAACAGGATAGACACAATCTCAAGACCACTACTAGACAGAATGGAAGTTATAAGATTATCTGGATATTCAGAAGAAGAAAAGTTAATGATAGCCAAAAAGTACCTCATACCAAAACAACTTAAAGAAAACGGTTTAGATGAAAAAACGGTAGAGTTTACAGACAAAGCCATACAGTTCATCATCAGAGGATACACAAGGGAAGCTGGCGTTAGAAACTTAGAAAGACAGATAGGGTCAATCATAAGGAAGATAGCAAAAGAGATAGTAGAAAAAGGTAAAAAGAAGAAGTACAAAATCACAGAAAAAACTGTTAAAAAACTGTTAGGTTCGCCTATATACACACTAGAGAAAGAAGAAAAAGACGAGGTAGGAGTCGTTACAGGGCTTGCTTGGACTGAAGTAGGAGGAGAGATACTAAAGATAGAAGCTACAAAAATGCCGGGAAAAGGAAATTTAATCCTAACAGGTTCATTAGGAGATGTAATGAAAGAGTCTGCAAAGATAGCATACTCATATGTTAAGTCAAAAGCCCAAGAACTTGGTATAGACCCAGAAGATTTTAATAAATACGATGTCCACGTCCACGTTCCTGCAGGAGCAATACCAAAAGATGGACCATCTGCAGGTATAGCTATAACAACGGCAATTACATCTTTACTTTCAGGTAGACCAGTAAGGTCTGATGTAGCAATGACAGGAGAGATAACCCTTACAGGTAAAGTCCTTCCAATAGGAGGACTAAAAGAGAAGATACTGGCAGCAAAAAGAGCAGGAATAAAAAACGTAATACTACCAAAAGGCAACAAAGAAGAAGTGATGTCTGACCTTCCAGCTTACGTAAGAAAATCTGTAAACCTTATATTTGTAGACCACATAGATGAAGTGTTAAAAATAGCTTTAAAGGATAAGAAGATTGAGCCTGAGAAAAGCGAAAGTTAA